One genomic segment of Helianthus annuus cultivar XRQ/B chromosome 14, HanXRQr2.0-SUNRISE, whole genome shotgun sequence includes these proteins:
- the LOC110937832 gene encoding probable serine/threonine-protein kinase PIX13 has protein sequence MGNCFPKPVNNFSSTNKISTQVNNINAEKKKQAMVEGGGGGGGQAIATPKMATRCLKCYTYGELKSATRNFRPDTVLGEGGFGRVFKGWVDGETYAPSKVGIGIAVAVKKSSPDSPQGLKEWQAEVKFLGKFSHPNLVKLVGYCWEDREFLLVYEYMQKGSLENHLFKKGAEPLSWSTRIKIATDAAQGLDFLHTTEKTVIYRDFKSANILLDGDFNAKLSDFGLAKLGPVNGESHVSTGVVGTYGYAAPEYIATGHLYVKSDVYGFGVVLLEIITGLRVLDTNRPGSQHNLVDWARPALPDRRKLRKIMDPRLENDYPPKGATKAAELILSCLEADPKGRPEMKDVLVSLKEIGAIKTKPKEPKVHATQPGPQRDRRHHSAHHSPLHTKRSDGQANQLSPMRSY, from the exons cggcggcggtggccaAGCGATTGCGACGCCTAAAATGGCGACACGATGCTTAAAATGTTACACATATGGTGAGCTAAAAAGTGCCACCCGAAACTTCCGGCCGGACACGGTGCTCGGAGAAGGTGGTTTTGGGAGGGTTTTCAAAGGGTGGGTGGACGGTGAAACCTACGCGCCGTCGAAGGTCGGAATTGGGATCGCCGTCGCCGTTAAAAAGTCAAGTCCGGACAGCCCTCAAGGCCTCAAAGAGTGGCAG GCGGAAgtaaaatttttgggaaaattcAGCCATCCAAATCTTGTTAAACTGGTAGGATATTGCTGGGAAGATAGAGAATTCCTTCTTGTGTATGAATATATGCAAAAGGGTAGTCTTGAGAATCATCTTTTTAAAA AAGGTGCAGAACCACTTTCATGGAGTACTAGGATTAAAATAGCCACAGATGCAGCACAAGGGCTGGATTTTTTGCATACTACAGAAAAAACTGTTATTTATAGGGATTTTAAATCAGCCAATATTTTATTAGATGGG GACTTCAATGCGAAGCTCTCGGATTTCGGGCTCGCAAAGTTGGGTCCCGTGAATGGTGAGTCTCATGTCTCAACAGGCGTGGTGGGTACGTATGGTTACGCGGCTCCAGAATACATAGCCACAG GTCATTTATACGTTAAGAGTGATGTCTATGGCTTTGGAGTTGTGCTGCTAGAAATTATAACGGGCCTACGCGTACTAGACACTAACCGACCGGGCTCACAACATAACTTGGTGGATTGGGCTCGTCCAGCTTTGCCTGACAGAAGGAAGTTAAGAAAAATCATGGACCCACGGCTAGAAAATGATTACCCGCCAAAAGGAGCGACTAAGGCCGCAGAGCTCATCTTGAGTTGTCTAGAAGCGGACCCAAAAGGCCGACCTGAAATGAAAGATGTTTTGGTTAGTTTGAAAGAGATTGGCGCTATCAAAACAAAACCAAAGGAGCCTAAGGTCCATGCAACCCAACCGGGTCCACAGCGTGACCGTCGTCATCACTCGGCACACCATTCTCCGCTCCATACGAAGCGCAGTGATGGTCAGGCAAATCAGCTTTCACCCATGAGATCGTATTGA